Genomic window (Sphaerodactylus townsendi isolate TG3544 linkage group LG12, MPM_Stown_v2.3, whole genome shotgun sequence):
aaaaaaatctgctatggaagctgaatcagcctagcctacctcacaagattgttgtgaggacaaatcagagaagaggggaatgatgtaagccactctggatccttataggagagaaacgcAGGGTAGAAATATGGTAATTTTTTTGATGATTTCACACTTTCTGGTTTGCTTCTGTTGCGAACATGATTTCTTCTGGAAGCACATGCTTCAGATGTGTGCATGCATCGAAAGGCAGACTCTGGAATATTAAATGTCCGTGGCAATCATTCCAGAACCCACCAAGGCTGGGGTCAGGAAGGGAttccttttcctctttaaaaaacaagcaaacattgTTTCAGTTTTTACCATTCCTCCTTTACTTCCCAGTTCCTCATGAGGAGCAATCAGGCAGCCTGTGAAGGTGGATCAAATATTCAGAAGCAGCCagaagatttttgaaaaacctctcAGATGATGTACGGCTGCCCATTGCTGGACGTTTAAACATGGAAACTGGGGAGAGGATGGAGGTCAGCCAGGATGTGACACCGGACTccaacaccgccccccccccagcagccactTCTTCTAGGCGAATAGGTCATTGTTGTCTGGAAATTAGTTATAAttttgggagctctccaggcctaacctggaggttggtaactcctATTCAGATCAGTGAATGTGTTTGTTGACTTTCCCCATTTGTAGTTCTAAATAAATATAGTAAAGAGTGAGTGCCACTTCTTAAGTGTGTCATCACACAGCAGAGGAGACCTACTGTTTCCCCCCATAAGCACGATGGTTTTCTCTCCCGTGCAGACCTGTGCAGATTTCATTAGTCGATTATTTGACTGACAACTCATACAATTAATTGGTTAAGATTTCTTTAATGAGGTGGCTGCCCTGCCAAAAGCATGACCGCACTGTGGAAtccccaccaccgccaccaccaagcaggtaaaaaaaaaaaattaaactcttttccccaaaaaagggaTGTCTAAGTGACAGAAAGCAAATATTTTCAACTCTGCTTACAATCCCGGGGACCGGGTAACACACAATGACAACTGTTTAGTAAGTTGGCTTGGTTGGCATGCAAATCGTTACACTCTGGTGACACACAACAGACAACtgcatgttgtttttaaaaaggcaaagcaattaaTCTCTTGATACAAAATGTGGGAAGTCCCCTTGTCCATAGAAAGTGGCCGGCGGCTCCTGTCTTGGATAATGAGACATGGCTCTCTTGACAAAAGGGTGCCCGAGATCCTCTTGCAAGGAGCTTCTTGATCCGCCCTTGGCAACCAGCATGATGCCACTTTCTGAGGCCAGAGCTTTCAGTGCATCTTCTTATCCCCCAAGACAACATAAAGCACAATGACAATGATCATGAAGATTACTCCGACGACAATCCCAATGATGTTCAGCGTGCGTGCCACGCGAGAAGAGCTGGAGGCCCCGTCCACATCTCCAGCCCTCATGGCATCTTTCACCTGCAAAGGGAGTGGAAAGTGCCAATGGGTTACATCAAAAAAGGCTACAGGGGGCCTGATCTAGAaggtgggaaactcctggagatttggaggatttGCCTGGGGAAGCCGATGTTTGGGGGGTGGCAGAGGGATTTCAGAGGGAtccaatgccacagagtctagcCTTTTTCCAGgcgaacggatctctgtagtctggagaacaattATACCtcgaggagatctccaggccccacctggggattggcaaccctaggcagcaTCTGGGCCCCTTATTACTCCTCCACGGGAATCTGGGCAACTGCTCCATAAAGTGGAAGCCCTGCGTGACTCCAGGGCAATTGTAGAGGGCAGACAGAAGGGTGACCAAGAAGGCATAGATTTGATTTAAAAATTGTGTGCGGCAGCTTGCTCTGAAAAGCCAGCACAAAAGTAGACACTTCCTTGCTTTCTGCAAGTTCAAAACACGCAAAATGTTTCAATGTATCTCCCcacgtatgttcttatgttatttattgtacatgtttttaaagtcttttaaatgtatatatgtttgtattgtttattgtattatactgtttttatacctttattgcaagccaccctgagtcctctaGGAGATTTGGCGGGGTGAAAATGTAACAAAcgcacacataaataaataaaacatgaaagtCTGGGATCCTTCAGCCTCCTTCTGAGGCTGTTAGCCCATCCTCTCTCCACACCTGTATCTAAAGGAGCCATGATGAACTATCAGCCTGGCCCATAAACGGTCCCCTTCAAGATAAAGGGGCGGGGCTTGTCTGCCCCCTACATTACatgacattgggggtgggggtggaaaaagatTGGAGATAAGTGAGCAAGGAAAGGCACAGCTGAAGGATCCCAGactttcatgttttatttatttatgtgtgtgtttgttacaTTTTCACCCCGCCAAATCTCCTAGAGGACGCAGGGTGGCTTGCAATAAAGGTATAAAAACAGtataatacaataaacaatacaaaCATGTATACATTAAAAAGGCTTCTCTGCCCGGGAGTGTTTCTTACTCTGCCCTCATTCCACCCAGACAAAAACACCATTCATCCGAAGCAATGCAAAGAAGAGGGGAATAGAAACCAGTGTGAGTGGCTGCCTGCGGCAACTGAAGGCAGTTTCTTGGAAGAATTAGGaaatccccctcctcctccccccccccccccccccccccccgctcagccacgtgcacacacacagttGACCAGGAGAAGCTGCTGGCTGAAAATTCAGAATTCTTGCCCAGTAAAGCATCTGCAGCTGGGGTGATGGAGGTtggaagagaaaggcagaaatcacactggagggggggggggaagtcagcTGCTGTCCTCTCAGATGACAAGCTCCCCTCTATATCCCCCctaacacacgcacgcacgcacgcacaccctcTGTCAGTCTTACACATCATCATTGACTGGGCTGTGGCATATGCTGTTAACATTTTTTGTTGCATGTCTcatgaagaaaaataaatcaaGAGATGAACTCTTAAATGTAGGAGGAAGTACtgaaccctccccctccctcccaaatcaTTGCCACTGCACATCTGTTGGACTATATCCAATCAGCTATTTTGCAGGCGGTCATCCCAAAAGTAGGTGCCCTTTTGGGTTGAGTGTGCagtggaggtagtttgccagaACGATTCCCCAGGTCACCAGAGGTAcgatctcaggctcattccgcacatgcagaataattcactttcaaactgctttcagtgctctttgaagctgtgcggaatagcaaaatccacttgcaaacagttgtgaaagtggtttgaaaatgcattattttgcgtgtgcagaaggggcctcagggtcTGGTACTCTGAACTCTGCTCCAAACTGCTGGGAAGCAATTGAGCACATTTGCTGAGACAGGTTTAGGATTTTGGGTTACCTGAAACATTTAGCatgacatttggggagggggcctcCCTGGGGCGCTCAACAATTTATTTCAAACAGCAAGCAGGTGCTTCTCTATCCTGACCTTTCACACTTCACAGGAAGAAAAATGGCAAGAAAGGATATACAATGTAATCATAATCTTGACATTGTTTCGTGTCCTCAATTggctacatcttttaaaaagttaaagcaTCATGTATCCCTGGGCTTCTGCTAAGAAACCCTAccacacagagacagacacaaATCCTCTTATGGATGCCACACCCAGACTTCCCATCAAAGGGCAAATGCTATTTTCCACTCTGTTTGCCCCCACAGATGGGTTACAAAGGTTCTCTTTCAGAGAAGTTACAAAAGCTGAATGGAGAAAGAGACCATGCATTCAGTATCCCTCGGAAGCCAGCCGCCCAAAGGAGTGCCGCTTGGTAACAACTGTGATAGATGTAGGCACCAACTTTGCAAATAACATGCGGGACCCATCCATGGAATATACTGCACACTGGCTCCACATATGAGCACAGTTCGGATGCCAGCAAACACCGCCCCTCTGAAAAACCCCTTCTGGTTGAGAGGCGAAGAAATGAACAGCAGACTCACTCGAATAGAGCAGATCAAAGCTGCTATTCCCGTTGGTAAGAAGCAGCAGAGTAAGTGGAAGATGGACAGACCAAGGTAGGTCGGAATGTTTCTCTGCGATGTCTCCATCGTCCGTCGTTCTCCCGGACTCCGAAAGTTCTCTGTGgctcagctgagaagttcttgggaAAGAAAGGACTGCAGGCTGGCTTGGCTTCAGCCGGACCACAATCGAGAGGGAGTAACGTAGTCAGCGCATCATCCCACCCACTGACTGGGGCAGGAGTTTAAAAAACATCAAACTTGCATGATGAATCTAGCAGAATTTGGACTGGGGAGTGAAGGTGGGCGGGGGAGAAGAGAGCACACGGTGGAGTCAGCTGGCTGAGGCCAACCGAGCTGCTGGAAAACTCGCTTCTTGCTTGTTGTTTCCTCTCTATGGCCCATTTTATATTTGGCTAGGGAAAAAAAAGACCTGAACACATTGCCAGTAATGCCATCTAGTTCCTAGTTTCCCTATCTGGTGCCCTCAGTTGCCAGAACCAGTCCATCAATGCCATCCACTTCTGGTCCCTTCTCCGTTGCCCTCAGTTGCCAAAAACAGTCCAGCAATCCCATCCACTTCTAAGCCCCTCTCCAATGCCTTCAGTTGCCAGAAACAGTCCTGCAGAGAATGTAATTGGTATAAAGCACCTTTCCCTATCCTGGCAATTGTCCACCGTACATTCCTTATTCTTATAGATTtgcttagtagatcacaaacaaCATGAGTTAGCACTGTGACatggcagcaaagaaagccaatgcaattctgtgctgcatcaataggagtatagtgtctagatcgagggatgtaatatctcaatggagacccaggtggcccatacaacccgggctgcattcttccatcttcgtcaggcctggcgcctggctcccttcctctcccgcactgacctggccacggtgatccatgcaacggtcacctccaggttggactattgtaactcgctctacgcaggcctacccttgcgtttgatccggaagttacagctggtccaacatgcggcggcccgcctgctcacagggggcgcctttcgtgatcatatccaacctgtgctgcgtcgcctgcattggctcccagttgagttccggatcatcttcaaggtatgggtgttgacctttaaggccttacgcggtctgggacccttgtacctttgggaccgcattaccccatatgtcccttctaggcctctgcgctcagcagaggccaatctactgctagcccccggcccctccatgatgcggctggcctccactcgggccagggcttttacggccctggcccctgcctggtggaacacccttcctccagctgtccggccccTGCGGGgtcttggggagttccgcagggcctgtaagacggagctgttccactgggcttttggagtgtccggccgctgatgtgccccctcccccctcccacctctacTCTAGTTTCCTGTactggggtccctttaccacctGTGGGACCCCTCTCCCCACCTTCGGGAaggtttttaataaggatttcattgctgacgctgtttttatatgttgatcgctgtatttattttaaatggattttaattgtatgtttttaatttgttgttcaccgcccagagcccttcgggggtagggcggtataaaaaactaactaacaaacaaacaaacaaataaataaataaccaatatTCTTCACTGGAATACTgcatccagttctgggcactgtagttcaagaaggatattgacaagctggaatgggtccagagagcGGGCAGCCAAATGGTAacaggtctggattccatgctctatgaggagaggcttaggaactggttatgtttagtctggagaagagaaggttaaggggtgacatgttcaaatatttgaaggaatgtcatgttgaagagggagcaagcttgtttttctgctgctccagagactaggactaggagttcaagtcgaaggaaaagagattccacctaaacattaggaagaacttcctggcagtaagggtTGTtgaacaatggaatgcactacctcgggtgtggtggagtctctttctttggaggtttttaaacagaggcctgttaggagtgctttgattgtttgagATGTTAAGATTGTTTTAGTTCTATCAGAGTAGTGTTAATGTGTTTATATATTGTTGAACATACTGTCTTAAATGCATTGATTTATTGTAAGAGTACCGActgttttatatattgatttttcACATGCTAatgtgttgttattgtttttcacATGCTAATGTGTTGTTATTGTGTACATATTGGTTTATCAATATATTGCTATGATAGGGATTCTATATTGATGTATTGTTctagtgctgctgttgctgttaagTCGCAATCTGAGTATTATGATTCTTAATTTTAgttcttaatgtatttattattgctattattgtttattctgttatcaagtttattgttttattatgttgttagccgtcctgagcccttcggggaaagacggggtataaaaattgaaatgaaatgtttttgctgtttataatgctatgtttataatgtatTTTTGTTGATGCTATtgtgataaataaagaaatattgctttttcaatatatataagAATGAAATATGGGTTTATATGTAGTCCTATAGCTTAGTATGTGGCTTTTTCagtatctatatatgtatatcatttaagaatgaaatatggatttatatgtatCCCTATCATCTAGCATGTTAGGggcaaattgtatttttcttgcttgctttaTGAAAAGCTGAATAGACTAATGTTAGGAGGTCAAACGGGCAAAGAGTGGGTTGTGCAGTAGGAAACGCCAAGCCGCATAGCCAGCTTTATCTAGTAGGTATATCCaggaaaaatgaacaaagaaagTCGCAAGAACATGTTAACCACAAAAGTATAGAAAACAAGTCTTAGACTGTAGTAGGAAAGGCAGAAGCTGTCTTGCGCTGGGGAAGGGTGTGAAGGGAGTTTTTGGTGGGTgctagaaaagaacaaaggtgaccTTTCCAACAGACAGATAGAAGAGGTAATAAGTGGAAAGTTGAGAACAATTCTTGGAAGTGGAAGGGCAAATAGGGGACAGAGACAATGTCTGTAATTGGACCATGCCTTAGTCTGTAAACCCTTGGCCCTCCCAATGGGAGTCAAGGGGAGGGAGACGCCCACTCATCTGAAGGGAATATATGCATGATGTTTGTGACTGTTAGGTGCGCCTCTCTGCTTATGGACAGACGCCCGTTGCTTGCAAGAAacgtatcttaaataaactttgctgattcttcaccaagctttgcccaaattctttaaatgtcttagacatgtgtttctgacacTATGTTTggtgatgctatgtttattgttttgttgcttgatgttaggttactgatgtttgctgctgttcaccgccctgagcccttcgtgagagggcagtatacaaatctaacaatacaatacaataaaccacAAGTGGAATGGGGACCGTCAGCCCACTCTCGCTTTGCATGAGTGACTGTTGTTGCAAGGTCCATTTCTGATTAGGATTGGCTTTGGGGGCAGGAAGGAATTTTTGCTTCCCCTACATATCGGTTGTAAGATTGGAGCACTTGCTCAGAATCTAGCAGAGAAACAACAGCCTGTTACCCAAGGAGGTTCTCTGTAGCAACTCTGCCCGAGTCACCAGTCTTGCTTCTGGGAGATCAGGGACTCTCACACAACCACTGTGGGTACATTCCAACaagcagatgatgatgatgatgggtaGAAAGGAAACTGAATGAAAGGTGCGTACATGGGACTTGTCGGCACTTTGCTTGGGAACAATTAAGAAGCCACAAGGACAGGTGTATTTAAACACTTCTTGCTCTCTGTTCCTTTTGGTTGCAACTGAATTCAGGTATCTGGGCCAGAAAAGGCACTGCAAAAGTCCATTCTCTAACAAAATCacggaggaaaaaaaaacccgggGAAAATACTAATTCGCTCTCTCGCGTAACTCCACGCTTCTGGGGCGAGACCAACGGGACACCGTAGGCGCTCCTGAGGATGCGCTTGCGCAGTTGAACGAGTGAAGATATGGGGAGAGCAGGGAGGGCATATGCGCATGCGCGTCGCGGTGAACGATCGGCGCGTGCGCTTACGGACGTGTGAGGGCACAAAGAGGCCCGACAGCCCCCGTCCGCTCCGCTGCGCAGGCGCAGTGAGCCCACTGGCGAGTGGAGGCGATGGGAGCTGCGGCGGCCGAGGCGGACCGGACCCTCTTCGTGGGCAACCTGGACCCTCGCGTCACGGAGGAGCTGCTCTTCGAGCTCTTCCACCAGGTACAACCGGTGTCCTGCACGCAAGGACCGAGAAAGCCTGCTTAACTCCCTGCTGCAAGGGGTGACTCTGTCCAAGGGGTGGGAGGGCGCTGTGTGAGCTGGCTGAGAGCCTCCGGGCTTGGGGGCAGTCTACCTTTGAATGCCCAGGGCTGGGAGACCAACCGAGAAAGTTGGCTTGCGCCTTTTGCTTCTCTAAATGGATCCTCTTTGGACAGAGGCAGCCTACCTGTACTCTTGTACAGACGACGGAGGGTGGCTGCGTCCTTCATGCCCCATTGGCGTCGGTGGGCTGCTAGGCGAGAGGGGCCAGCCAGAGTCGGCAGGACTTCTCTTTTCGTCATGTGCTCGCTTGGTTACTCTGTATTTTcatgttgtttattttgctttaatGATATCCTCCCATTCTGCTCGACGGGTGCCCAGAGCAGCTCACATCATTGTCTGCTCCattatcttcccaacaaccctgtgaggtagattgagCGGGGAGTGtgtaaccagcccaaggtctcccagcgagcttccatgccagagtggggacttgaacctggttTTTCCAGATCCTGGCCTGACACTAACCAGTCCACCAAGCGACTACTATTTTGCTAGGTCAATTCGTGATGCCTTTGTTTTGCATTTGTGTCCCTTCTTTCCATCAGTGGATCACAAGGTCCCCTGGGGTTCCTCTCCgagtttatcctcacaataaccctgctgagtaggttagactgagaatgaaTAAGTAGCCCCAGGTCGCTCCAGGATCAGCAGCCTGAACTTGGCTTCCCCTCTGCTTCCTGGTTCCTCTCTTCTTCAGTGTCAGAGGATTTCCCCCTTGGCTCCCACCCCCCTTGTTACGGCCTATCAGGATACTGTGGAAGACCCAAGTTGGCAAGCAGCAGAGTGGTCAGGCTGACCTCACTCTTTGAACACTTGGATCCCCTTTTGGTTGTTGAAATTGGGGTGCATGAAGTGATGGTACCTGACAggttcccccctttttggggtggAGTGCATGACAACAGTAGGAGGAGATTTTCAATATGTGTTAGTCTTTGTGCCCGTAACCAATATGTTTTTGATCTTTTCTGTGCTCttttttacaacaaccctgcgagataGATTAAGCTGAACTTCCTTCTGCTTTCAGGCATTGTTTTAAGGTTCACTTGAGggcatggggtttttttgtcctcCCTGGGTCGGCCTCAGGTGATTCCCGTATATCTATGTTGTCTGTTAAGGCTGGTGAGGGTGGGGCTGGTTTTTCTAGGTTTTTGGGGAGAAGCTTCATAAAATCCCAAGAAAATGCCAAAGATTGAGCAGGCGGCTGGTGAAAATACATTTACACTGCGACGATCTGCCAATGTTGTGAGCAGATGGTATTCCTTTTCAACACGGGATTGTGTAGCTAAATaaactccctttttaaaaagttttgttttcttccttgatTGGCAGGCAGGCCCAGTCATTAAAGTAAAGATCCCGAAAGACAGGGATGGGAAACAAAAGCTGTTCGCGTTTGTGAATTTCAAACATGAAGAATCTGTCCCCTATGGCATGAATCTACTGACCGGGATCAAACTTTTCGGGAGACCTCTGAAAATTCAGTTCCGATCAGGTACCTGTGAAATATTCAAAGCAGAAGGCAAACTTGTTTTATGTTTGACATTCAGGCCTGTGTGTTGTCTGtgcaaaattttatttatttatagaaaacATTGATCAGCTACCTATCCTCCTTACACAGCTCAGGTTGGCTTACAAACATAGATAAAGCTCAGATGAAATACACTGAAGACATAAAACCAAAATATAAACTTTCAACTTAGGACTGCTGGTAACCAAatggtcctaaataaaaccagaTTGTGCTGATTGAAGCATCACGGAACCTATAAGTAGCTCATACAAACTGTGTGAATGTGCCGAAATGCCTTTCAGGAgaagctgcttttaaattgtttgccAAAACAGCCTGTTTTGGGAAGGCAGTCCCGTCCTGTTTACTTAGAAGCTGCACAGAATACGTTTCTGAAATTCCCTGATGGTCAAGTAGCGCACTCTGCTCATGGCCAGAACCATTCTGTGTTACTGTACTGGTTTCTGAACTGAGCCTCTGTGCTTAAGCCGGTTCTGGGGCTGAGCCGTGGTTTGCACTGAGGACACGAGTAATTCCCTGCAAATGGCCAGATATCCTCTGTTTGCAACGCTCTTGTTCTTGCTGCGTTGGGATTGTTTAGACTGTTTGCAAGGGAATATTAGACTTTTCATCTGAGACCTCATTTCTCTGGTGCCCGATTGCAATTAGCTGCTGGGTTTCCTGTCTCGCAGTGTTGCATCTCGATTGCATCGTCCCCGCTGGGTATTCCAGGAGGTTGCGCACTTGTTTTGGAACGCCGTTGGTGTGCTTTAGTGGTTTTCTGCTGTGAGACTCTGAGGCCAATAAGTGATGTGCCCTGATTTCTGTCAACCTCTTTTCTTGCATTCCCTTCATCGGGGCGCAAGGATGTTGTTTGAGTTGTTTTTTAACCAATGTCCTTCATCTTTAGGGAGTAGTCACGCCTCTCAAGACGGTGGTTCGCCTTATTCTCAGCATGGGTCTGTTAACGGAAGCCCTTCTGGCACACCGCAATTGACGCCTGGTTGTAACAGGTAGGTTTCCGTGGTGTCCTAAGCCTTGCTGCTACCCATATGAGCCtcctgaaatgtagttcctggGTGCCAGTGGATTGTCAGGAGCAGTGTAGGAGCAATGTGTGGTCTGTGGTGAGAGAGGGGAATTGGCAGCTCTTCTTCCACTGATAAAAATGCTTTTGCAAACGCTCAGTCTGACACGTGCCGCCAGATTTAACTTTCCGGACATGCATGGCTCAGATGGGCAAAGCTGACTGCTCACTGTGTGCCAGAAACCTGCCTGGGTGCCCTTGGAGACTCCCACAAAACTCATTTGTGGCCTTTGCTCAGCAGGTACGAGAGGACTGTGGAGAGCATGCCAGCAGGGTTGCCAGCGATGCAGAGGTCCTTCTCATCTCCCGATAACCTCCAGAGGCAAGCAGTGGTGAGACCTCTTTGTGATTACATGAATGGTTAAATTAGCATCTGGGTGGCTTTGGGgcaacagttctttggagcagcagaaactgGAAAAGCTGGTGTTGAAGGATGCAGGGCAGCTGTGGTTCCTGGCATTCCTGGGGCCTGTCAATTTAAAACAAGAGATTAGCAGTAGCCTCACTCAGCCATGCTGGTCATGACAGCTACTGTGTGGAGAGGGATCGGCATCATGGCCATTTCCACTTttgatgtggaggcttatctggtgaaccaaattaacttgtgcactccaacacataccagctgaccttgggcgagtcagagggtatttgttgtgaggggggagggtggtatgcaaatatatacaaatctaatcaatcaatcaaaggaaattgtcagcccctttgagtctccctacaggagagaaaggggggatataaatccaaactcttcttcttcttccagatgaATAGTGCTttgtggcagcagcagccccagtaCAGCGGAAGGCACGGCTCTCCT
Coding sequences:
- the RBM7 gene encoding RNA-binding protein 7 isoform X1, encoding MGAAAAEADRTLFVGNLDPRVTEELLFELFHQAGPVIKVKIPKDRDGKQKLFAFVNFKHEESVPYGMNLLTGIKLFGRPLKIQFRSGSSHASQDGGSPYSQHGSVNGSPSGTPQLTPGCNSRYERTVESMPAGLPAMQRSFSSPDNLQRQAVMNSALWQQQPQYSGRHGSPHSEPSGFASPGHQQSYSYSQSSASQKQWRPEGVSAQRKTRVGSHPYQSDSWHYGREHQRASDCGSEHHFRSTRDEYCHDDRNYGGWSHDYDSRRESSKESKWHSRY
- the RBM7 gene encoding RNA-binding protein 7 isoform X2, which encodes MGAAAAEADRTLFVGNLDPRVTEELLFELFHQAGPVIKVKIPKDRDGKQKLFAFVNFKHEESVPYGMNLLTGIKLFGRPLKIQFRSGSSHASQDGGSPYSQHGSVNGSPSGTPQLTPGCNRYERTVESMPAGLPAMQRSFSSPDNLQRQAVMNSALWQQQPQYSGRHGSPHSEPSGFASPGHQQSYSYSQSSASQKQWRPEGVSAQRKTRVGSHPYQSDSWHYGREHQRASDCGSEHHFRSTRDEYCHDDRNYGGWSHDYDSRRESSKESKWHSRY
- the LOC125442053 gene encoding proline-rich transmembrane protein 1-like, coding for METSQRNIPTYLGLSIFHLLCCFLPTGIAALICSIRVKDAMRAGDVDGASSSSRVARTLNIIGIVVGVIFMIIVIVLYVVLGDKKMH